A single Brachionichthys hirsutus isolate HB-005 chromosome 17, CSIRO-AGI_Bhir_v1, whole genome shotgun sequence DNA region contains:
- the LOC137906702 gene encoding basement membrane-specific heparan sulfate proteoglycan core protein-like: protein MVSEGLKYNQPSLRAAAGKAPVISVEPRVATVRQGQSASFRCQAGSSALPFVSVGWKRANNQPLPDNAQLGANGSVLTISNARPENQGQYHCRASTSAGHGSATAMLNVKFAPKVRLTPSGPLRVRMGSPVSVECRATGRPRPKVTWKRQGSTLQLVTTATNNANTIQWPAMHPEDSGVYICQAENNEGLTEVKVEIIAEGGLGAPVASVSTTEMTVVEGHAVTIGCVARGSPTPVITWSKLRAPLPWLHTAVNGVLTLTNVGRQDSGQYICNATNVHGYSEAYTQIEVDTPPYATCLPGQVTLRPGEALSVQCLAHGSHPIGFEWSRVGSASLPAGAEATKDGKLIIAHVKLGDSGGYKCVATNHIGSSEALVRVRVKA, encoded by the exons TGTCCGCCAAGGCCAGTCTGCCAGCTTTAGGTGCCAGGCGGGCAGCAGTGCTCTGCCGTTTGTGTCTGTAGGGTGGAAGAGAGCCAACAACCAACCATTGCCAG ACAATGCCCAGCTTGGAGCTAATGGCTCTGTGCTGACGATATCCAATGCAAGACCTGAAAACCAGGGCCAATACCACTGTAGAGCAAGCACCTCTGCCGGCCATGGCTCTGCCACAGCGATGCTGAACGTCAAAT TTGCTCCCAAAGTACGGCTGACGCCATCGGGGCCCTTACGGGTCAGGATGGGGTCCCCAGTGTCAGTGGAGTGTCGTGCCACAGGCAGGCCACGCCCCAAGGTGACATGGAAACGTCAAGGCTCCACCCTGCAGCTGGTCACCACAGCAACTAATAATGCCAACACCATACAG TGGCCCGCGATGCATCCGGAGGACTCTGGCGTTTATATTTGCCAGGCTGAAAACAATGAGGGCTTGACAGAGGTCAAAGTGGAGATCATTGCCGAGGGAGGGCTGGGCGCTCCGGTGGCTTCGGTGAGCACCACCGAAATGACAGTGGTGGAGGGGCATGCGGTCACAATCGGGTGTGTGGCCAGAG GCTCCCCTACCCCTGTCATCACCTGGTCCAAACTCCGAGCACCATTGCCATGGTTACACACAGCCGTCAATGGAGTTTTGACACTGACCAATGTGGGGCGCCAAGATTCAGGACAATACATTTGCAATGCCACCAACGTCCATGGCTACAGTGAGGCATACACACAGATCGAGGTGGACA CTCCTCCATATGCCACCTGCCTGCCTGGCCAGGTGACGCTTCGGCCTGGAGAAGCCCTGTCTGTGCAATGCCTTGCCCACGGCTCTCACCCCATTGGGTTCGAGTGGAGCCGGGTCGGCAGCGCCAGCCTGCCTGCAGGAGCAGAGGCGACGAAGGATGGAAAGCTGATCATAGCCCACGTGAAACTCGGCGACAGCGGAGGCTACAAATGCGTGGCCACGAATCACATTGGCTCCAGTGAGGCGCTGGTGAGAGTCCGTGTGAAAG CGTAA
- the LOC137906703 gene encoding adhesion G protein-coupled receptor E5-like → MTPSISSFKLIGLSDTRFTSRTLCTNSSFKLSIWFAFDMRSGKELLILGLLCVLRKGLCECDQGLYSVGRQCVDMNECKEFPDVCGKYTNCTNTNGSYYCQCLPGFTNANGNVHFTGLDGQCQDNNECTDNHYGDNICGHGGNCSNLIGSFECTCHFGFASNRSRQELCVDINECNEAEMKTENICGVQGTCNNVEGSYWCKCPQGYTNYGMERTPCSKLDCDDFKAENMPATSLGGLADMLLLMRNSCLALSNPSLIGEGKADREALLQQLLTATEAILSSGPLNSSEDVSRLLVTVENSIMLIGQHLKGSSKKSETTKTEIAVQRGNTQPFGPIHLTAGNASLDTDWTTAAGTGPYTGFALAALLIYKNLELSGNHSFEELTEYEKDGVHPSFQVSSRVASVVVSNPSTQNLSHPVNITLRHLQDTEESPEVKYICVYWSERGTWSTDGCHQKHSNITHTLCSCDHLTSFAVLMARYPMKHTFGLLLVTKIGLTLSLLCLMLCILTFKFCHSIQGTRNTIHLHLCVCLFMADLFFLAGVSQTQPVGGCRFIAVMLHFFFLGVFTWMLLEGVQLYRMVILVFNATIRPLHLFLVGYGTPLFIVVISVIIRANGYGTDKHCWLSLEDGLIWSFFGPVCFIILLNIFFFIVTVWRLAQKFSSLNPDLTKLYKIKAFTVTAVAQMCILGLMWVFGAFLFEEGSTLVAYVFTILNSLQGVLVFIMHCLLSKQVREEYANFLVYITTPQKKRYSDFSSTNPSSNQSQVSRSGQHTGESQI, encoded by the exons atgacaccctcgATCTCCAGCTTCAAGCTCATCGgtctatccgacactcgattcacctctagaacactctgcacaaactcttccttcaag TTGAGCATCTGGTTTGCTTTCGACATGAGGTCTGGGAAGGAGCTTTTGATTCTTG GATTATTGTGTGTGCTGCGGAAAGGCCTTTGTGAATGTGACCAGGGCTTGTATTCAGTAGGCCGTCAATGTGTAG ATATGAATGAGTGCAAAGAATTCCCGGATGTGTGTGGGAAGTACACAAATTGTACCAACACAAATGGCAGTTATTACTGTCAGTGCTTGCCTGGTTTCACCAACGCTAACGGGAATGTTCACTTCACAGGGTTAGATGGACAGTgccagg ATAACAACGAATGCACAGATAACCACTACGGCGACAACATCTGTGGCCACGGAGGCAATTGTTCCAACCTGATTGGGAGCTTCGAGTGCACCTGCCATTTTGGATTTGCCAGTAACCGGAGCAGGCAAGAATTGTGCGTAG ACATAAATGAATGCAATGAGGCCGAAATGAAAACCGAAAACATCTGTGGCGTTCAAGGAACTTGCAACAACGTTGAAGGGAGTTATTGGTGCAAGTGTCCACAAGGATACACTAATTATGGGATGGAAAGGACCCCTTGCTCAA AACTCGACTGTGACGACTTCAAAGCTGAAAATATGCCTGCAACG TCGCTTGGAGGCCTGGCAGATATGCTGTTGCTGATGAGAAACAGCTGTTTGGCTCTCTCGAACCCGAGTCTCATTGGCGAGGGAAAAGCTGACAGAGAGGCGCTACTGCAG CAACTTTTAACAGCCACCGAGGCCATTCTGTCCTCTGGTCCCCTGAACAGCAGTGAAGATGTTAGCAGGCTGCTTGTTACGGTGGAGAACTCCATTATGCTCATTGGTCAACATCTCAAAGGCAGTTCCAAAAAGTCAGAGACGACCAAGACAG AGATTGCTGTGCAGAGAGGAAACACTCAGCCCTTTGGACCGATTCATCTGACCGCTGGAAATGCTTCACTCGACACTGACTGGACAACCGCAGCAGGAACAGGACCTTACACTG GTTTCGCTTTGGCTGCGTTGTTGATCTACAAGAACCTTGAGCTCTCGGGTAATCACTCTTTCGAGGAGCTGACAGAATATGAAAAAGATGGCGTGCATCCGTCTTTTCAGGTCTCCTCCAGAGTTGCGTCCGTCGTGGTCTCTAACCCATCCACTCAGAACTTAAGCCACCCTGTCAACATCACCCTCAGACATCTGCAG GATACAGAGGAGTCTCCAGAGGTGAAATACATCTGCGTGTACTGGAGTGAGAGAGGAACCTGGTCGACAGACGGTTGCCATCAAAAGCATTCCAACATCACACACACTTTATGCAGCTGTGACCATCTGACGAGCTTCGCTGTGCTCATGGCGCGCTACCCGATGAAG CACACTTTCGGTCTCCTGTTGGTGACCAAGATTGGGCTGACCCTCTCCCTGCTGTGCCTCATGCTGTGCATCCTGACGTTCAAGTTCTGCCACTCCATACAAGGGACCCGCAACACGATTCACCTCCACCTGTGCGTCTGCCTCTTTATGGCCGACCTCTTCTTTCTTGCTGGCGTTTCACAAACTCAACCTGTG GGCGGCTGCAGGTTCATTGCGGTGATGCTCCACTTCTTCTTTTTGGGAGTGTTTACCTGGATGCTTTTGGAAGGGGTTCAGCTGTACCGTATGGTGATCCTGGTGTTTAATGCCACAATTCGGCCCCTCCACTTGTTTCTCGTTGGCTATGGGACGCCTCTTTTTATCGTCGTTATATCTGTAATCATCAGGGCAAATGGATATGGAACCGACAAGCA CTGCTGGCTGTCCCTGGAAGACGGCCTCATCTGGAGTTTCTTTGGCCCTGTGTGCTTCATCATCCTTCTCAACATCTTCTTTTTCATCGTCACAGTCTGGAGGCTTGCCCAGAAGTTCTCCAGCCTCAACCCAGACCTCACCAAACTATACAAAATTAA AGCGTTCACAGTGACAGCTGTTGCCCAGATGTGTATACTCGGGCTGATGTGGGTCTTTGGTGCGTTCCTGTTTGAAGAGGGCTCCACATTAGTAGCATATGTCTTCACCATCCTCAACAGCCTGCAAGGAGTGCTGGTCTTCATCATGCACTGCCTGTTGTCTAAACAG GTCAGAGAGGAGTACGCCAATTTCCTTGTCTATATCAccacaccacagaagaagagataCTCAGACTTCAGCAGTACCAACCCCTCCAGCAATCAGTCACAG gTGTCACGGAGTGGCCAGCACACTGGGGAATCCCAAATATGA